A portion of the Homalodisca vitripennis isolate AUS2020 chromosome 2, UT_GWSS_2.1, whole genome shotgun sequence genome contains these proteins:
- the LOC124353754 gene encoding titin-like has translation MRVTVVCLLLVAAGVESRDVGRTSLQESRLEGVKKQEAEHLGGAIKREYHDVTEDHHGFGLKIQQDQSVTQNHHELGEGKGEHGYHIVGQVSGGHDFEPSQKDYSGDSGEWKGIPSSDPVHHNIHQEQPAVIHNVELEQKDHQHFGGEVHQDIKQHSEYPVEVHHSFEDVKHHDFGSEHKFEDHRQFENFKSGKHHEFENLQHPKIEEHKHEFDEEHHHEVKTITVTKKVPVPYTVEVEKKVPIKIEVPVDKPYPVEVPKPYPVYIEKKVPYTVREYVPQPFTVYKKVPYTVKVHVDKPYAVHVPKPYHVFVEKKVPYHVEKHVPYPVRVYVDKPYPVHVPFYKHVPYTVEKKVPYPVRVPVEKPYPVSVPKPYKVYVEKKVPYTVEKPVPYPVKVPIYHLEENKEHESPIGHDQQSQLHGQFHGSVDLKHEVSPHHNQEIGDLKPELPVTHHIQAHHNQENTDIKHEPQIPIHHGHGNLKQETSEVQGEAHSFQLHWRGQHGHGELDLSHQASSPVELKKKQE, from the exons ATGAGAGTAACGGTGGTGTGTCTGCTGTTAGTAGCTGCAGGAGTGGAGTCGAGGGACGTCGGGAGGACTTCCCTGCAGGAGTCGAGGCTGGAAGGAGTGAAGAAGCAGGAAGCAGAACACTTGGGAGGTGCTATCAAGAGAGAATATCATGATGTTACGGAAGATCATCATGGATTCGGTCTGAAGATACAGCAAGATCAGAGTGTGACACAGAATCATCATGAACTTGGAGAAGGAAAAGGTGAACATGGATATCACATTGTGGGACAGGTTAGTGGAGGTCACGATTTTGAGCCTAGTCAGAAGGATTATAGTGGAGACTCCGGAGAATGGAAAGGAATCCCGAGCTCAGATCCGGTACATCATAATATCCACCAGGAACAGCCTGCTGTGATACACAATGTTGAACTTGAACAAAAAGATCATCAACACTTTGGAGGCGAAGTTCATCAAGATATAAAACAACACTCCGAATACCCTGTTGAAGTTCACCATAGCTTTGAAGACGTCAAGCATCACGATTTTGGAAGTGAGCACAAGTTCGAAGATCATCGCCAATTCGAAAATTTCAAGTCCGGAAAGCACCACGAGTTTGAAAACCTACAACACCCTAAGATTGAAGAGCACAAGCACGAGTTCGATGAAGAACACCATCACGAAGTGAAGACGATAACAGTCACGAAGAAAGTGCCAGTTCCATACACAGTAGAAGTTGAGAAGAAGGTCCCTATCAAGATAGAAGTTCCTGTGGACAAACCTTACCCAGTTGAGGTACCGAAACCTTATCCAGTCTATATCGAGAAGAAAGTTCCGTACACAGTGAGGGAATATGTTCCTCAGCCTTTCACCGTGTATAAGAAGGTTCCTTATACGGTCAAAGTACACGTAGATAAGCCGTATGCAGTCCATGTTCCCAAGCCGTATCACGTGTTCGTGGAGAAGAAAGTGCCTTACCACGTGGAGAAGCACGTTCCGTACCCAGTCAGAGTATACGTAGACAAACCGTACCCTGTGCATGTACCATTCTACAAACACGTCCCTTACACTGTGGAGAAGAAGGTGCCATACCCTGTGAGAGTGCCCGTGGAGAAACCGTACCCGGTGTCAGTTCCAAAACCATACAAG gTGTACGTCGAGAAAAAGGTGCCTTACACAGTAGAGAAGCCAGTACCTTACCCAGTGAAAGTCCCTATATATCATTTGGAAGAAAACAAGGAACACGAATCACCAATCGGGCATGATCAGCAGTCTCAACTCCATGGTCAGTTTCACGGCAGTGTGGATTTGAAGCATGAAGTCAGTCCTCATCACAACCAAGAGATTGGAGACTTGAAGCCAGAACTTCCAGTGACACACCATATTCAAGCCCATCACAACCAAGAGAATACGGACATTAAACATGAACCACAAATTCCAATTCACCATGGCCACGGAAACTTAAAACAAGAGACGTCTGAAGTTCAAGGCGAAGCACACAGTTTCCAGTTACACTGGAGAGGCCAGCACGGCCACGGGGAATTAGATCTCAGCCATCAAGCGTCTTCTCCAGTGGAGTTGAAAAAGAAACAGGAGTAG